One Streptomyces sp. SAI-135 DNA segment encodes these proteins:
- a CDS encoding transcriptional regulator, which translates to MPERNIEFGKYGARGIRGHEAVARQLDALATFIATPITTRRGLLARLHYLTRTEHARATAREAGLTVTDRTLRAWLEERRSPSKRNLEKIESAYRTVRRQNVARYLLVRLTREGRGTRVEFHPLNQSQVPRPRQRAVEYRTLNVRHWDRIVRAWAAGDDAALDEAWVNDVVVDLGSQWGEYEFVTAIGFAA; encoded by the coding sequence GTGCCGGAGAGGAACATCGAGTTCGGGAAGTACGGGGCTCGGGGCATCAGGGGACACGAGGCGGTGGCCCGGCAGCTCGACGCGCTCGCCACCTTCATCGCCACCCCGATCACCACCCGGCGCGGCCTGCTGGCCCGGCTGCACTACCTCACCCGCACCGAACACGCCCGCGCCACCGCCCGGGAGGCCGGGCTCACGGTCACCGACCGCACGCTGAGGGCGTGGCTGGAGGAGCGCCGCAGCCCCTCCAAGCGCAACCTGGAGAAGATCGAGAGCGCCTACCGGACCGTGCGCCGGCAGAACGTCGCCCGGTATCTGCTCGTACGCCTGACCCGTGAGGGCCGCGGCACCCGGGTCGAGTTCCATCCGCTCAACCAGAGCCAGGTGCCCCGGCCCCGCCAACGGGCCGTCGAGTACCGCACTTTGAACGTCCGTCACTGGGACCGCATCGTGCGGGCGTGGGCCGCGGGCGACGACGCCGCGCTCGACGAGGCCTGGGTCAACGACGTCGTGGTGGACCTGGGCAGTCAGTGGGGGGAGTACGAGTTCGTGACCGCCATCGGGTTCGCGGCCTGA